TGGCTAAACAGAATTTATGAATAAAGGTCTCTGTGAAATTGCTTAAGGATCTAAAGAAGCAAAACATTCTATAAGGAGTTTGTGGATTTTTGAAACATTAAGTATTTTTACTTTCTCATCTAGGAGCCTGAGCTTAGCTGAATTCTCATGATGCAGATGATAGGACTGAGGAATTCAGGCTGTAAAGCTCTGGATTAAGTGGTGCTGAAATTTCTCTTCTGGTGGCAGGTGTACACTGGGGCTATGAAGAGACCAAGACTTACCTTGCAATTCTTAGTGAGACCCAGTTTTATGAAGCCCTCCAGAATTGTCACCGCAACAGCCAGCTGTATGGAGCAGTGGCTGAGAGGTTATGGGAATATGGCTTCCTTAGGACCCCGGAGCAGTGTCGGACCAAGTTTAAAAGCCTGCAAACCAGCTATCGTAAAGTCAAGAATGGCCAGGCACCAGAGACCTGTCCCTTCTTTGAAGAGATGGATGCTTTGGTGAGTGCCCGGGTTGCTGCCCCACCCAGTGATGGCCAGGAAGAGACAGCTTTTTGCCCTGTCCAGGGGACCAGTAAGGCTGAAGCTCAGAAGCAAGCTGAGGAGGCAGATGAGGTCACAGAGGAAGATTCTGATGATGATGAAGAGGATACTGAGATACCCCCAGGGGCTGTTATAACCCGTGCTCCAGTGTTATTCCAGAGCCCCCGTGGTAAGATTCTTTCATGATTATGGTTTGAATTAACAAAGGGAAAACAGTGGGTTTGAGGAAAAGTGTCATCAGATTGAGGAGAACTGGCCTCTATATCCAGCTTTCATGGATTCTTCTTGTGACCACCCATGTTTGTCATCTGTTAAAGCAGCTCACTGAGGGgatatgaaatatttatgtgACTTGCCTCCCCACACCAGACCATCAATCTGAGATAGCTGCACATTGCAAACTTGCTGTGATTTATTCATGAACTGGCTAGGTTTCCAGCCAGTTTACCGAGCAGGGAATCTAAAGCTCACATTTCTCAAGTAGCATGTCAAATACCCATAGTAggataaagttaattttaaaagttcattctcttttatgtaaggttttcttctagtgtcaGCCTATGTACCAGCTGTACATCTGCTTTATTCACATTTATGAAAACCTGCTAACTGTTCAGGTTCCTGAGAGAACTGACCCTTTGAATCTTAGCCACTAGATAAGGTCTTCCCTCGCAAGAAGAGTTCTGACTTCAGAgtcatatatgtttatgtatgtgaATCTGGGCTCTGGTTATTAGCTAAGTGACTTAGTGAAAGTTACTTAacgccaggcttggtggctcatgcctgtaatcccaagcactttgggaggccgaggcaggtggatcacccgaggtcaggagttggagactagcctgcccacatggcaaaaccccatctctactaaaaataaaaaaaatgaaccaggcatggtggcagggacctgtaagcccagctacttgggaggctgaggcagaagaatcatttaaacctgggaggtggaagttgcagtgagctgagattgcatcattgcactccagcctgggcaacaagagtgaaaatctgtcttttaaaaaaaaaaaaaaaaaaagttacttaaccCCCAAGTTTGCTTATATATTAAgacctacctcatagagttgaTATAAATGAGGTActctgcacagtgcctggcacataataggcattcaataaataatagttttcattttcataagtCTTTAAGATGAGCATTCTTTAAGGGTATTCCATGGAATGTCAATTCCATGGGGTATTAATatattctactaaaaaatagcttGTAGGTTTGGGAAGATGGTAAATACCCCTCTTGGAGGCTCacaatacatattcatatatttaaggTTCTAAGATTTATTTAATCTAGTGAATATTTCATGAAATGTAAGATTAGGCTTCTGAGTGGAAATACTGTCTCAGGAGATACAAACATGGGCTGATACTCAACGTGTTTTTGCTCCTAGATTTAGTCCCAGGAATATGGGATTCAGAGTTTACCTGAAATATCTGAATGCAAATGCAAATTTGCATAGCCTAGGCCCAAAGAAGCCAGGCATTTGGTTCTTAAGGCcttttggttctttgaaaaactaAGTATTTTTCTATCCTCTTTTTATTTCCAATGTATATTGGAATGTGAGGGGAAGGAGACTCATGAAGCTCCTTCTGAATATAAAAGTTTCCGtttccaaaaatgttttcctaagCATGTCCTTCTAAATCTTCTAGTTACTGGCAAAGAGAACATGAATAAGAATACTCTGATAGACCTGAGATGTGGCAAAAATACGTATTAGAAAGTGTCTTTCCTATAGAAACATGGAAATTATCTAAAACCTAGTGAGTTTTCCATGCTGTACTAAGAGGATTTTCCAAAGATCTTATGTGACCAAGAGGagttaaaagtatatattaatgAGACCCTATAGAGATGAGAAGCACATGACAGGTTACCAAGCAGAGAAGTAAAAcattgggattttaaaaagatgatggtAGTTATTTGGGATCTAGGGCTtcctaatttttatctttaattatcTGATGTAATGCTTGTTTTTCCCAAGTTTTACATTCCCAGGACACATATAATTAAGGAAATAGATAActtctaaaattctattttacatTAGGTTTTGAAGCTGGATTTGAGAATGAAGAGAATTCAAAACGGGATATTTCTGAGGAAGTACAACTGCATAGGACATTACTTGCAAGGTCTGAAAGGAAAATTTTCCGGTATCTTAATCAAGGTAAAGGCAATGAAAGTGACTGTAGATCAGGAAGACAGTGGGAAAAGACCCcaggggagaaaagaagaaaactgacacTCCAAGAGAAGGGTTTAAGTGAAGTCCTAAGTGAAGAGAAACCTTGCTTGGGAGAGAGACCCTATAAATATCTCAAATACAACAAAAGCTTTGGTCCTAATTCCCTTCTCATGCATCAGGTATCCCACCAGGTAGAAAATCCATATAAATGTGCTGATTGTGGGAAAAGTTTCAGTCGGAGTGCACGACTTATTAGACACCGGAGaatccacactggagagaaaccttataaaTGTCTTGACTGTGGAAAAAGTTTCCGTGACAGTTCAAATTTCATCACCCATAGGAGGATCCACACAGGAGAAAAACCTTATCAGTGTGGTGAGTGTGGGAAACGCTTCAATCAGAGCTCAAGCCTTATCATTCACCAGAGAACCCACACAGGAGAAAAGCCCTATCAATGTGAAGAGTGTGGAAAAAGTTTCAATAACAGTTCTCATTTTAGTGCACATCGGAGGATACACACAGGAGAGAGACCCCATGTGTGTACTGACTGTGGAAAGAGCTTCAGTAAGAGTTCTGACTTACGTGCACATCATAGAAcccacacaggagagaaaccctatgggTGTCATGACTGTGGCAAGTGTTTCAGTAAAAGCTCAGCCCTTAATAAGCACCGAGAAATCCATGCACGGGAAAAGCTTCTGTCACAGTCAGCACCTAAGTAAGCCCCTGAGGATAATAAAGAGGCTCAATAAATGTATTGTTCAGAAGTCTTCCAAAAGTGAGATCCATCTCCTATTCTGTGTCCAGCTAGCTTAGGAAATTTTCTTTAGGCTTTATGCCACTGTTTGTTCCTTGTTTTTCCTGATCTAGAGTCAAATCCCCAAGGCACTCTAAAGAATGAAGGGAAAATTTCAGTCCCTCTCTTTGCCTGCATCTGAATTGATGGATAACATCTTTTCCTTCAGTGCCTATGGTGTTCCCTTAATAAAGTAAAGACAACATGGTAGTAGATCCTATGAATTTGATATGTATccttctttattcattttgtcATTCAGCTGCATTTTGACAGGAAAAACCCATTACATTTCAAGAAGTTGTTGTGAGACTTTGCCCATTAGGTAAGGGTCTAgctcttaggttttttttttctgacaagatggagtcttgctctattgcctaggccggagtgcaatggcatgatctcagcctactgcaccctccacctcccaagttcaagcaattctccttcctcactctcccaagtagctaggattataggcacctgccaccatgcctggctaatttttgtatttttagtagagatggggtttcaccatgttggccaggctggtctcgaactcctcaccctgtgacctgcccgcctctgccttccaaagtgctgggatttacaggaatgagccattgtGCTCGGCCTAGCTCTTCTTTATACAATAATTGGAAATGCTAGAATGAATGACTCTTTCTGTTCACTTAAACCTGTGTTCAAAATGACAGCTTTGTCAGGCATACTCTTAATTGACCTTGAAGGAAAGTTTAATGTCCATCTTGGTTCTGCTCTGTGAATCATCTTGTCTATAACCAGGTGTTCTTAGGCAGAAACAATGAAAACTTTATACCAAAGTGTGAACCCTGGATTTCTTAGTTTCTTCTGAGTCTTAGAAGAAGGGTTAGAGTAATACATTTACAGGATTTcgtttggttttctttctgtccAGTCTCATCTGATTTTCATCTGTGCCTTGTGGTCCAGAAGTCCACAGAGCAAcgcagctggatgtggtgacagtTAAAGCAGTTAAAGCTGCCAGCAGGGACTTGTCTATATTCCACACACCTAGTATAGTGTTATGCCCTCTGTGGGCAATCAGTACTTATCTGCAATAAGCAGAAGCCACTGCCATGTTCCCGTGTTTTGGGAAAATGAACTACTGTGTGTGAACAGCCCTTTACCCTAATGGCAGGGAAGATGGATTATCTTTGGCCAGTGTAGCTGCCAATCTACATATACACATTCAGGTGAACACAATTAAAAGCAATTCTTTAAATGCAAATGTAATTACTCATCTTTATAAAAGTATTGAATTAACTGCCCGTATCTTCGTATTATGATCAGTCCTGTATAGCACAAGGTAAAACAGGTCCTGTCCTTGTCCTTACAACCTAAAGCAGATGATACTGACATGGACAAGTACTGCATATGCATAGCTGCAGCAGTTATAGAGAAATCTAGAAAGCTAGGTAGTAACACTATGCATAAATGCATGGTCCAATGCATTAGAGTTTGCTGTAAGAAAAATCCAGgagctattttcttctttttattcagGAAGGCTTCATGAAGCAGGAAGTGTTCAAACAAGGGAAGCTTACTGGTTACATTAGGGTAGGAAGAACTTTCCATAACTAGTTGAAAAATTTAGTGGTGGGTGGGTTGAGGAATGGGAAAATGGGGGAGCAAGGTGTTTTGTGTAGATGGAACAAAGAGCAAAGGATAGACTATACGGAAGGCTAGATAAAGTTTGGAGCAGCATGGAACTCAAGGAAAAGTATGATAGTGGCTATGCATCAGGCAGAGAGAATCACCTTAGCTGAAACATGGGTGCTAGGGGCAGACCATGAGGTGGTACACCCATCATCTCTAGTTAAATCAGGTACTGTGCTATAACTATTGACAAGCTAACAGCTGACTGGCACTGGAAAGAATGAGCAGTTTTAGGGGACTAGCTCCTATGGGAGACAAAGGTCAGAAATCATAGTATCTGATGAAGATATTTTGAAGGGCATGTGAGAAGGAAGATAAAAATGGCCAGATGGCCAAGGCCTGGGATAAGTAGCTGTTTCACATTTAATTGGAATCCTGTGGCTGGAGTAAGACAGCATTAGGAAGATATAGTATTCTATAATTTATAACGTTGTGTTAGAAATTAATTAGGGTTCTGTTGCTATTAGTAtaaaaaaactaatatttattaggAATTAAAGGAAGATGGTACCTCTGTTATGTTGCCTAAGGAGACAGGAAGCTACAAGAAACACCAGTCTGAAGCAGTGCCTCAGGATCTCAGATGGTTTAGGAAGTATGTGgtaatgtcaaaaaaaaaaaaaaaaaaaaaaaaaaaaaaaaaaaaagattactgtcTTTAGTATATCTATGTATAGTCTTGTGGGAAAAACATTGGTTGGGGTATCAACAGATACTCTGGTTCCGGATGTCTTGTGTGTAAGTTAAACTGCCTCCATTTCCCTTTCTGTAAAGCAAAATGTTTACACCTAATCTGCTTCTCAGGGATACcatgttaataaaaattatgtctatAAAGTGCCTGGTGTTTcttcgagagagagagagagagtgtgtgtaatACAGGCAAATTATGATCAGGTTGTGGATGGCAGGAAAAGATCaatcttaactttctttttttaaagcgcCCTATGTGGGATTATTAGAAGTATCTTTATCTGAATCTTTATATTCTAGAAAAAGGAATAATTCAGATTGTGGTAAAAGAGAAATTAGAATGCATATCCTTCCTTTGTACCTCTACCCATATCCACAATAAATTAGGACCCAAGATAACTGGGCATGcagaatcttattttttaataagttttaaaaatttattttttagagacaggatctcactccggctatagtgcagtggtgccatcataggtcactgcaccttcaaactcctgggctcagtgcgatccccagcctccccaatagatgggactataggcatgagccaagacagtcagctaattttttaaattactgaattgATGGGGAGTGGGGGTCTCtttatgttgtccagactggttttgaactccgggcttcaagcgatcctcctgcctcagccccgcaaagtgctgggattaaaggcatgagccactgtgaacAACTCAGCTGAGGCTTTAAAGACCCAGAACCAACCCTCAAAACTCCAGATGAAAAGAATGGAATGTGCAGAAGGAACACTGCAAGGGCCAACTTGCTTACCAGGTGAAAACCCAGTTCATGTCAAACTACCTCACAATAATTACATGCTGCCCAACCTGCCATTCCACAGATAAAAGCAACAAATATCTTCAAACATTCTGAGAAAGAGAAACCAAGCCCACTGTTAGGGGAGCAAGAGCATCTATGCACCTAACATAAGGAAAGTCTTTGTGGAAGACATGGGGTAGCATGTGCAGCAAAGGAAGCAAAAAATGTATATTAGCCTTTCCTAACCTTATGCTAGTAATTCCAAAGCAAATCAAAATGAGACTTTGATTTCCCTGAGGTTTATGATTACTAATGGGGAAGGACTGCTGAGTCAAAATAATCACTGGTGGACTGGGGATTTAATTAGCAACAGTCAGGTACCATCCAGTAAGCACCTGAGAGCTTGTGAGTCTAAgacatatttactgagcatcacGTGTAAGGTTGCTGATGATGGAGCCCATGGAACTTGGCTGCTATGCTTCAAAGAAATGGT
The sequence above is a segment of the Saimiri boliviensis isolate mSaiBol1 chromosome 2, mSaiBol1.pri, whole genome shotgun sequence genome. Coding sequences within it:
- the ZSCAN29 gene encoding zinc finger and SCAN domain-containing protein 29 isoform X2 → MGDRRVLADLLPSKKDRRSWVEQDHWGFEDEKVAGVHWGYEETRTLLAILSQTEFYEALRNCHRNSQVYGAVAERLREYGFLRTLEQCRTKFKGLQKSYRKVKSGHPPETCPFFEEMEALMSAQVIALPSNALEEAASHSGLVGSDTETEEPRQGGWQHEAGAEEAVAEESDSDDMDLEAIPQDSNSTAPVLFRSPSGVHWGYEETKTYLAILSETQFYEALQNCHRNSQLYGAVAERLWEYGFLRTPEQCRTKFKSLQTSYRKVKNGQAPETCPFFEEMDALVSARVAAPPSDGQEETAFCPVQGTSKAEAQKQAEEADEVTEEDSDDDEEDTEIPPGAVITRAPVLFQSPRGFEAGFENEENSKRDISEEVQLHRTLLARSERKIFRYLNQGKGNESDCRSGRQWEKTPGEKRRKLTLQEKGLSEVLSEEKPCLGERPYKYLKYNKSFGPNSLLMHQVSHQVENPYKCADCGKSFSRSARLIRHRRIHTGEKPYKCLDCGKSFRDSSNFITHRRIHTGEKPYQCGECGKRFNQSSSLIIHQRTHTGEKPYQCEECGKSFNNSSHFSAHRRIHTGERPHVCTDCGKSFSKSSDLRAHHRTHTGEKPYGCHDCGKCFSKSSALNKHREIHAREKLLSQSAPK
- the ZSCAN29 gene encoding zinc finger and SCAN domain-containing protein 29 isoform X1; amino-acid sequence: MMAKSSLRENSPNSETFRQRFRRFHYQEVAGPREAFSQLWELCCRWLRPEVRTKEQIVELLVLEQFLTVLPGEIQNWVQEQCPENGEEAVTLVEDLEREPGRPGPSVTVSVKGQEVRLEKMTPLKSSQELLSVRQESVEPQPRGVPKKERARSPDLGPQEQMNPKEKLRPFQRSGFPFLKSGVVSRLEQGEPWIPDLPGSKEKELPSGNYMGDRRVLADLLPSKKDRRSWVEQDHWGFEDEKVAGVHWGYEETRTLLAILSQTEFYEALRNCHRNSQVYGAVAERLREYGFLRTLEQCRTKFKGLQKSYRKVKSGHPPETCPFFEEMEALMSAQVIALPSNALEEAASHSGLVGSDTETEEPRQGGWQHEAGAEEAVAEESDSDDMDLEAIPQDSNSTAPVLFRSPSGVHWGYEETKTYLAILSETQFYEALQNCHRNSQLYGAVAERLWEYGFLRTPEQCRTKFKSLQTSYRKVKNGQAPETCPFFEEMDALVSARVAAPPSDGQEETAFCPVQGTSKAEAQKQAEEADEVTEEDSDDDEEDTEIPPGAVITRAPVLFQSPRGFEAGFENEENSKRDISEEVQLHRTLLARSERKIFRYLNQGKGNESDCRSGRQWEKTPGEKRRKLTLQEKGLSEVLSEEKPCLGERPYKYLKYNKSFGPNSLLMHQVSHQVENPYKCADCGKSFSRSARLIRHRRIHTGEKPYKCLDCGKSFRDSSNFITHRRIHTGEKPYQCGECGKRFNQSSSLIIHQRTHTGEKPYQCEECGKSFNNSSHFSAHRRIHTGERPHVCTDCGKSFSKSSDLRAHHRTHTGEKPYGCHDCGKCFSKSSALNKHREIHAREKLLSQSAPK